In Methanofastidiosum sp., the genomic window AGAAGGAATGTTCTACAACATCTACCTTTTCGATACCCATATATCAAGAAGTAAGTTCTTTCTATTCAAAAGACTATTAGAAATGCAGAGACTTGCGGCAGTTCCCGACAATGAGATAAAGACTCTCTATGACTTGTTTATTGAAATGGAAACTGCGGAATTAGCAAAGAGGAGGATGAAAAACGGCCTTGCTCGCATCATCTTTTCGACCCTAAAGACACCGAAGTACCCACATATGCAACCGATCAACGCTCAGGCCCTTGCAAAGATAAAAGCATTTCTGACCGACACCAGTCCAGCTGGCAATAACATTCCTCTAAACTGTACAGAACGCTCCGGATGGACACTCTTCAGAATACCCAGTTTCCCCAACCCTATGGTTTACGCAGAGGGGGTTTACTGTGGATTTGCGGGGAAGGAAAAACTGTTTGAAATAGAGGGGGAAGAGTTTGTTGAAGTAAAGTCTTTTTACTCCAAGGGAAACCCCGAAGACTTCTACGTAGAAATTAAGGGTCGTATGGGAGGCTGATACGAACTAGAAAAGCTTTTCTATATTCCTTGGGAATATGAACCATAAGAAGGTTAAAAAATGAGAATGAGATTATTAGATGAGTGCTGAGGAAGACTTGGTAAGTTGCTGTATAAGGAAGAAACAGATACTGTAAAACACTTACCCGTTTTTCCGTGACACGATAAAGCGTAGCGGCACTTGTGGAACACCCCCGAACCCTATACCCGCATACTGCAGATTACTCCTGATAATGGGGAGGTAGTTGTGCTTTCCCACAATGAGTTCAAAAAAGGACCTCCCCCAAAGGGAACATATGTCTTGTTTGAGGATAAGGGCGAAACCGGAAACAAGGTTTTCCAACTTTACTCCAATTAACTTCCACTCTTTCCTAGCTAACAAGCGTTCCGGTTCCTGTGTTTTACGCATAAACAAAAAGATCTATAGCCAAACACACAACGGCCGAGTAGCTCTCTGAGATTCGACCGTTTTTTTGTGTAATACTATGCTTTCAATCGCTTCCGTTAATCTTATCACCCAAGGGTTACGTATTTCGTACCGGTACGCTTTAATTATGCGGTTCCTTAGTATAACAGTACGCATTTGGTACCGTACGCAAAACGTACCCTCTTCTCTAAAAACCAAGCAAAATCTTTGGTATAAAGCATTTAATAGCAAACTCAACGGCGGACCCTTTCTCTCCTATGCTAGTCTTTGCGTGAGAATAGCCCAAATGTGGGGCTGTTCAATTCGTGCGAAGGAGCGTGTGTGATGGAAGAGAAGAAGGATCGTCTCAGCATTATGACGAGGTTGAACAACATCGTGCTTTTGTTGAGACAGGCAGCCTCTACAAAAGGGATCTGTTCCGCCTACATCGACAACCACTTTGAGATCAAGTACAGACAGGATTCGGTCAAGGAACACCTGGAGCGGTGGTTGGAGATGGGAAACAAGCCTGCCAACGGAATGAAGGACTACGAGATTTTGGGAACGATATTTGATGAAGTGGATCTCGTTCTTAATATCGAGAAATTGTGTAAGTTTGCGTTCAAAGGTGACTGGTACCTGGTCTATACAGACATTCTTCAGTATTTTATGAGGCTGAAGAACGAAGACGTTGAACTGATAATCAGAGCCTAAGGAGAGAGTAGACAGTGGGGAGACTGAAAGAGACGGATCTTGCCGCTCCTATCACGGAGCACCTGGAGGCCTGTGGTTGGGACGTGTACAAAGAAGTCCCCTGTGGTTCGGGGGTTGCCGATATCCTGGCGGTAAAGGACAACAAAATCTGGGTGGTCGAGCTGAAACGATGTCTATCACTGCAGCTCCTAGACCAGGCAATTGACCGTCACTTTAAGACCCACTACGTCTCCATTGCTGTACCTATGCCGAAGACCTCGAAACCTGCCATAACCAGCATTGCCGTGAATACGGTACTTAACTCATACGGTATCGGGGTCTTTATGGTAAAGACCGGCAGGAGTCAAGTAATAGAGGTTCGTAAGCCAGACCTCTTCAGGGATGTTCGGGATAAGACTATCAAGAAACTCCTTGCGAGTTTGCATCCCAAGATGAAGAAAAACATTGCAGGCTCTACTGCAGGCAACCGCTGGACTCCGTGGAAAGAATGGAGAACCAACGTACAAAGGATAGTGAAAGCAAATCCAGGCATCTCCCCCAAGGAGATGGTAGCTAGGCTGCCGACCCTGGCTCCTTATAGAAAAAGTAAGAACGCTATGGATGCAGCCGTGTACTATGCCCGTAACGGTCTGCTGGGAGATGTTGTGGTACGAAAAGTTAAAGGAAGATTGAAGCTGTATTTGATACATATGCATCTGCTCTGTGGCGGAATTGGTAGACGCTATCGTGGCCGATAGGTTAGAACGTTAAAGGTTCAGCTGGAAGTTTACGTCGTCCAGCTCGGAGCTCGGTGAGTGAACACCGTAAAAAACTCGCTAGAACGTTATACTCCGAACGTTCGTGCAGGTTCAAATCCTGCCAGAGCAGACAGGTCCCTTTTTAGGGGGGCAGAACAGAAGGATGGTAACCCTGTATCTGGGAGACTACAGGTACTGCAAAAGACTCACCTCCCTTGAGCCCGCATTATAGCGACTCCCGGATATCCCGGACCAAGGAGTCCGTGGATCCTATCCTCCTTGTATTTGTGGGGTGGCTCCCCAGGGAAAGATCAGCCAAAGGGCTACTACTTAGGTGGTAGCCCTATTACTTTTCAACGGCAGAGATGTGTCGAAATTAGCTATAACTAACCTGAAGGAGGTGCGACACTTTGGAAAACACTACAATTACACCTGTAAGAAACAACAACCTGGAAGCTATAAAAAGGAAGGAAATGAATAGACGCCTGCTAATTGCACTTCTACTTCCCTTCTTCGCAGCCTATGACAAGGAGAAAAAGGAAAAGAGGCCCCCTTGTGGAAAAACAGACCTGACTTCGATATTTGTACCTGTTATCACAGTAACCAAAGGCAGAAGAGTGTTCTCAAACAACCTGGTAAAAAGAATGGATCGTCAGGAGGCTTTTGAACATCCTAACTACAGCAAGAGGTTTCAACCCTATTGGGGAGAGGAGTGACCTTTTATGATTTACAGAGCTAGTAACGGTTTTATCTTTGACCTCAACAAGTACTCTAAGCTCTACTTTGACCATATAGGGTTTGAAAATTACATTCAAATCTATGGAGAGATCAATGAACACTTATCTCACGTAATCGAAGGGATAAGTTTCCCTTCTCACGAAGGGGACGAATTGAATAACAAACAGGCTGTAAAAGAAGGTTTAAGGTTTACAGCGTGGCTATATGATATGGTCAAAAGCGGAGCGCCTGCTGGCTGCTGGAACGATTTTCAGCACTATTCAGCCAAGCTGCCTCCCCTAGAAGTAGGTAGTGATGTTAGTGATTAGCATACCCGAAGCTGTTAATAAAATAGCCGACAACCTAAAGCCTTGGGGAAGATCCTTTCTATTGGAGCGCCTGCGCAACAACGACTGGACCGGTTACGACAAGAAAATTGCCTATGCCCTACTGAAGGGAAACGAAAAAAGCCTGAACAGAGTGGGGATAGCTTTTGAGGATATTGAAAATCCTCCCTCTACCTGGAGACCAGACAGAAAGAGAGTGGATCTCTATGGTACTGGGCTTTGCATATCATTTGACTATGATGCCGATTTCATAAAAGAGCTTAAAGAAAACCTACTAGGCGCCAGGTGGGTTCCCGGAGAAAAGGTCTGGGCTTTTCCCATTACGGAGCACAACGTCGATTATCTGTTAGAGATATCCCGCTACGATACGGCCCTTACACAAGAAGCCCTTATGATGATAGCAGCAAGGGAAGAAATGCTTGACCTCTGGGTACAGGCAAGCTGTGCGACAGACGCAGATATAAAGCTAAAACCGGGATTTGGTCTCGAATTGCTGCCTTTTCAGAGGGCCGGTGTTAAATATGCAGTTAGCTCAAAATCCTGCATAATAGCTGATCAGATGGGTACTGGTAAGACTATCCAGTCATTAGCAGCGATACATCAGTTACAAGCATTTCCTTTAATAGTTGTGTGCCCAGCATCTCTGAAGATCAACTGGTTAAGAGAAGTAGAAAGAGCCTTGCCCACGAGAACGGTTAGTATTTGGAGCACGACTAAACCTTGTCCGAAAACCAGCGTCGTGGTTATAAACTACGACATTCTTAAGAAGAAGAAAAAGGAATTATTGGCCCTTAACGCTCAGGGAATCATTTTTGACGAGTCCCACTATCTCAAGAACTATAAAGCCCAAAGAACAAAGGCTGCAAAAGAGATAGCGTGGAAGATCCGGCACAAGTTTGCCTTATCCGGTACGCCTATTCTCAGCAGACCAATAGAGCTGGTCTCTCAACTAGCGATAATAGACAGACTGGAGCATATGGGTGGTTTCTGGCCCTACCTTAACAATTACTGTGCAACTTACCTCGACAATCCCTACTTTGACCCGGAAACGGGTGAACAACAGGATGTTGTCTACACAGGTGCTCGAAATCTTGAACAGCTGAACCGACAGCTTAGAGGAACGTGTTTTGTGAGAAGGACAAAGGCCGAGGTTCTTAAGGACCTCCCACCCAAGAGAATCGCCGTGGTTCCACTGGAAGTTACCGAGAATAAGTACAGAAAACTAGAAGATGACTTCCTGTACCAGATAGACGAAATAGAAGGAAACGAAGAGATAACAAGCAACGAGAAATTCTCCCTGTCACTCACCGAGATATCGAAGCTAAAACAAGAGACTTTGAAACTGAAAATGCCTCTTGTCTACGATTGGATAGACTCAGTGCTGGACTCAGACGAAAAGTTACTGGTATTTGTTTGGCATAAGCTGGGAGCCGAACTTCTCAGAGCTAAATATGATGTACCTGTAATCAACGGAGACACCCCTATGGAGAAACGCCAGGAGTATGTGGATCAGTTCCAGACAGATCCCAAGTGCAAGATGCTGGTGATGTCCATAAAAGCCGGAGGGGTGGGGCTAAATCTTACAGCGGCTTCTAACGTAGCTTTCCTGGAACTCGGCTGGACTCCTGCAGATCACGAACAAGCCGAGGATAGGGCTCATAGAATAGGGCAACTGAATCCCGTTAACGTCTGGTACTTGCTGGGAGCAAACACCGTTGACGAAATGGTGTGGAACGTCCTCAAGAACAAACAGAGGATTGTTTCTAAAGCAACCGATGGCGATATGCGTACGGTTGCAAGACAGGTAATTTCGGAAATAAGAAAGAAAAGACAAAAAACTACAGAGGCCATACAGGCCAA contains:
- a CDS encoding DEAD/DEAH box helicase, which codes for MISIPEAVNKIADNLKPWGRSFLLERLRNNDWTGYDKKIAYALLKGNEKSLNRVGIAFEDIENPPSTWRPDRKRVDLYGTGLCISFDYDADFIKELKENLLGARWVPGEKVWAFPITEHNVDYLLEISRYDTALTQEALMMIAAREEMLDLWVQASCATDADIKLKPGFGLELLPFQRAGVKYAVSSKSCIIADQMGTGKTIQSLAAIHQLQAFPLIVVCPASLKINWLREVERALPTRTVSIWSTTKPCPKTSVVVINYDILKKKKKELLALNAQGIIFDESHYLKNYKAQRTKAAKEIAWKIRHKFALSGTPILSRPIELVSQLAIIDRLEHMGGFWPYLNNYCATYLDNPYFDPETGEQQDVVYTGARNLEQLNRQLRGTCFVRRTKAEVLKDLPPKRIAVVPLEVTENKYRKLEDDFLYQIDEIEGNEEITSNEKFSLSLTEISKLKQETLKLKMPLVYDWIDSVLDSDEKLLVFVWHKLGAELLRAKYDVPVINGDTPMEKRQEYVDQFQTDPKCKMLVMSIKAGGVGLNLTAASNVAFLELGWTPADHEQAEDRAHRIGQLNPVNVWYLLGANTVDEMVWNVLKNKQRIVSKATDGDMRTVARQVISEIRKKRQKTTEAIQAKLF